In Setaria italica strain Yugu1 chromosome I, Setaria_italica_v2.0, whole genome shotgun sequence, the genomic window TATTGTTTAGGGGGTTATCCGGACTTTGGCTATataatttgaactttttcctATATATTTGCGTTTTACTCTAATCTATTTCATAGTTGCATAGCAATATGCACCTGGTTTCATAAAATGTTCAACCCCACTCCAGTTGCCTTGTCCTCTAGCAGTTCCATCTAAAAATATCATTCATCAAGCTTCTGCTTACCCCAGTCCCATCTAAAAATATCGTCAGTCAATTTGAGTAAAAATATCACTAGTCAAGTGTTATTAGAAATGCAACTTTATGGATCAAACACATGCTCCTATAATAATATCTCGCTCCAGTATTATTTTCACTCTCTTTCTGAAAAAAGTTGTTATTATTTCACTATACACAAAAAAGTGTTACTTTTACTTGACCACAGTATGGCAGTACCTAGCACTCATCAAATCCTAATCTAAATTTGTCCTCACTCTCACCCTCCTCCTACTTAAACCCCCCCAAAACCCCTTCACAGGCATCACACTCCACCAAGTCACAAGAAACAAGAAGCCGTGTACACAGCACGACGCTGCGTTCTCCATGGGCGCCGTCAAGCAATAGGTTGAAGACCTGTACGCAGCCACCCAGGGAGCACGCTATTGCTACAGTTCGAAGGACAAGCAGCAAGAACGTGCCATGGCGATGGGAGCagaggaagacggcggcgggCAGGAGGGAGAGCTCATCCCGGGTCTGCCGGACGACGTGGCCATGGAGTGCCTGGCGCGGGTGCCGAGCCGGTCGCACCGTCGCATGCGCCGCGTGTGCCGCGGGTGGCGCGGCGCCGTCGGGTCCGCTGAGttccggcggcgccggaggacagccggggcggcggaggacaTAGTGTTCCTCGTCCAGTCCGCAcccgcgggcggcgacggaaaGGGGTCGACGCCCGAGTGTGCGCTGGCGGCGTTGAACCTCACCACAGGCGAGTGGCGGCGCGTGAAGGGGCCGGCCGAGGCGTGGGGACCCGTGCCGCTATTCGCGCagtgcgcggccgccggcgacgggcgtCACGTAGCCGTCGTAGGGGGCTGGGACCCGGACACGCTCCGCCCGACCAGCGACGTGCGCGTGCTGGACGTCCCCGCCGGCacgtggcggcgcggccggcagaTGCCGGACAACCGGAGCTTCTTCggatgcgccggcggcggcgacggaaaCGTCTACGTCGCTGGCGGCCACGACGAGTCCAAGAACGCGCTCCGCTCCGCCCTCGCGTACAGCGTCGCGGACGACGCCTGGCGCGCGCTCCCGGACATGTCCGAGGAGCGCGACGAGCCGCAGCTCGTCGCgacccccggcggcggcgtcctcgcgGCCAGCGGCTACCCGACCGAGGCCCAGGGCGCGTTCAAGAAGACCGCCGAGcgcttcgccgccggcgcctggACCGACGAGGGCGACGTGGTCCCCGACACGGCGGAGACGTGCCTGGCCTCGGTGCAGGGGAAGCTGTGGGCCGTCCGGGCCGGGAAGGGCGGCGTGCGGGAATGGGACGGTGTCCCGCGCGCGTGGAGGGACGTggccgccgggccgccgggcGTGGAGGCGTGCGTGAAGGCGGTAGGcgttggcgacggcgacggcgccgccttGTTCGTGTTCGGCACGGTGGCGgacgcggcggagggcggcaaGTACTCTGCGTGGGTTATGGAAGCGGGCGGCGCTCCGTGGAAGCGAGTGCCCGTGCCGTCAAGGTTCAGCGGTTTCGTTTACTCAGCCGCGGCCGTGCGGATTTAAAGCTTAGCTTAGCATAGGCGTTTTTGCAAATGGCGCTTGCGCTTTACAGAGCTAAGTTTGGGGTTATGTCTTCTAATTCGAATCTCAGATCATTATTTGCGTTGAAAGTTTCATTCGATTCAATTTGTGGGTAGTGCTCTGCTTTGCCTATTTTTTATACAAGAAATGATACTATGATAGCATGGTGTGAATGTTGGCCGTACATTCCACGGACTGACATGTTAAGCTACTACGTTGGTTCCAGGATTATTCAAGGCTTCCTCCCAATTATATGTGTGCACGGACCAAAATTACAGCTGAACAAACGCTATATGAGAAGCCTACCTGAAGACGACCAGAAACCACTCTTATATCATGATAGAGTTTTAAACCAGAAAATTATTTGTACCGTGTACAGGAAATTCTGTGCTTATTCTTAATACAGAGTAATTAACGAGCAAGGAACAACTCCAAATCCATATTCAGGTGAGCAATATACAAGGCTGAAGAAGCAACAGCGCCGCAGTTCCTAGGAAGAGGAAGGGACATCCGGTTGCCTACCAGGAAGCGCTGCTTGGAATGCAGGGTGTGCCATGTACTCTGCGTGGAGCCTCGCAATGGTGGGGTAATTCGACTGCAGCAAAGGCACATCAGCATGTTTCATTACTTCTTCGACTGAAAAATTGTACAACGATTTACATTTGTATAACAAGTAGAAAGATGATACCATGTCAATTTTAGTGCGCTCAATGGCTGCAAAAATCTGGGGTGCAAGGAATACATCTGCCTGCATGCCAAGAATACAGAAGATACACGAATCAACTGACCGCTGGTCTATAGTAGTTGTGCACTTGTACTGTACTGTACATTCCTTTAACAAACAGAAGGCAAGTCGCCAAATACTGGTACTGGCTTGAAAAAGAGCAGATCCTGGATTTAATTCTGCTTTATACTGGGTTAGGCATGCTATCTTTGACGAATAGTGGTCTGTGGGGCTCATAGTTGAGGAAGGACCAGTAGCAATTTGTATCATACTGCATTAATGTTCTATTAGGAAATCTATTTACTTCCAGAGGAGACTTGCACACCACAAgcataataaattttaaaagcCTTATACTTGTGTTCATTTTGAGTTCATAACCCATACCTCTCCTTTAAATTTATGCAAGGAATAAACACTGTCATATGAAACTTTCAGAAAACTTAAAAGAAAAACTACTCGTCTTAACATAAAAAGAATTAGCTGATAGTTCATTGTTTAATTCTGTTTATTTTCTTCACACACACATCACCATACAagtgttagggggtgtttggatcttgggctaaagtttagcctgggtcacatcagatgtttggatgctaa contains:
- the LOC101786882 gene encoding F-box/kelch-repeat protein SKIP20; this encodes MAMGAEEDGGGQEGELIPGLPDDVAMECLARVPSRSHRRMRRVCRGWRGAVGSAEFRRRRRTAGAAEDIVFLVQSAPAGGDGKGSTPECALAALNLTTGEWRRVKGPAEAWGPVPLFAQCAAAGDGRHVAVVGGWDPDTLRPTSDVRVLDVPAGTWRRGRQMPDNRSFFGCAGGGDGNVYVAGGHDESKNALRSALAYSVADDAWRALPDMSEERDEPQLVATPGGGVLAASGYPTEAQGAFKKTAERFAAGAWTDEGDVVPDTAETCLASVQGKLWAVRAGKGGVREWDGVPRAWRDVAAGPPGVEACVKAVGVGDGDGAALFVFGTVADAAEGGKYSAWVMEAGGAPWKRVPVPSRFSGFVYSAAAVRI